One genomic segment of Paenibacillus xylanexedens includes these proteins:
- the gdhA gene encoding NADP-specific glutamate dehydrogenase: MSTITKETTESVQVTAAEYVHSVYESVVARNPHEDEFHQAVKEILDSLIPVIEAHPKYKNHSLLEQLVEPERVITFRVPWVDDQGKVQVNRGFRVQFNSAIGPYKGGLRFHPSVYSGIIKFLGFEQIFKNALTGLPIGGGKGGSDFDPKGKSDLEVMRFTQSFMTELYKYIGSDTDVPAGDIGVGAREIGYMFGQYKRIHGGHEAGVLTGKGLLYGGSLARKEATGFGCVYFVKEMLQSKGLSFQDSTVVVSGSGNVSIYAIQKAQELGATVVACSDSGGYIHDPQGINLDTVKRLKEVDRLRISEYIKEHPHATYTEGCEGIWSIPCDIALPCATQNEIDEEAAALLVKGGVKAIGEGANMPSTLAAIDVFHGAGVLFGPAKAANAGGVAVSALEMSQNSMRLSWSFEEVDAKLHDIMKNIYTSCVEAAEEYGCEGNLVAGANIAGFLKVADSMIAQGVV, encoded by the coding sequence GTGTCCACGATAACAAAAGAAACTACAGAGTCCGTTCAAGTTACTGCCGCAGAATATGTTCATTCCGTTTATGAGTCGGTTGTCGCCAGAAATCCGCACGAAGACGAGTTCCATCAGGCTGTCAAAGAAATTCTGGATTCCCTTATTCCTGTTATTGAAGCACACCCCAAGTATAAGAACCATAGTCTGTTGGAACAGCTTGTTGAACCCGAACGTGTAATCACATTCCGTGTCCCATGGGTAGATGATCAGGGCAAAGTTCAGGTTAACCGTGGATTCCGGGTGCAATTCAACAGTGCCATTGGCCCTTACAAAGGCGGACTTCGCTTCCATCCTTCTGTATACTCGGGCATCATCAAGTTCCTTGGCTTCGAACAGATCTTCAAAAATGCTTTGACCGGTCTGCCCATTGGCGGTGGTAAAGGCGGTTCTGACTTCGATCCCAAAGGAAAATCGGATCTGGAAGTCATGCGTTTCACGCAAAGCTTCATGACAGAGCTGTACAAATATATCGGTTCCGATACGGATGTACCGGCAGGTGACATTGGTGTAGGCGCAAGGGAAATCGGTTACATGTTCGGCCAATACAAACGTATCCATGGCGGGCATGAGGCAGGCGTTTTGACAGGTAAAGGACTGCTGTACGGAGGAAGCTTGGCACGTAAGGAAGCGACTGGCTTCGGCTGTGTGTACTTCGTGAAGGAGATGCTGCAATCCAAGGGACTCAGCTTCCAAGACAGCACAGTCGTTGTCTCTGGCTCTGGTAATGTGTCCATCTATGCCATTCAGAAGGCACAGGAGCTTGGAGCTACAGTCGTGGCGTGTAGTGACTCAGGTGGCTACATACACGATCCACAAGGCATCAACCTGGATACCGTGAAACGTCTGAAAGAGGTTGATCGTCTTCGCATCAGCGAATACATCAAAGAACACCCGCATGCTACATATACCGAAGGCTGTGAAGGCATCTGGTCTATCCCTTGTGATATTGCTCTTCCATGTGCGACGCAAAACGAGATCGATGAAGAAGCTGCGGCCCTGCTGGTTAAAGGTGGCGTGAAGGCCATTGGCGAAGGCGCGAATATGCCTTCCACCCTGGCTGCCATTGACGTCTTCCACGGTGCAGGCGTGCTGTTCGGTCCAGCCAAAGCAGCTAATGCAGGCGGTGTAGCCGTGTCTGCTCTTGAAATGTCACAGAACAGCATGCGGTTGTCCTGGTCATTTGAAGAAGTAGACGCCAAGCTGCATGACATCATGAAGAACATCTACACCAGCTGTGTAGAAGCTGCTGAAGAGTATGGCTGTGAAGGCAACCTCGTAGCCGGAGCGAATATCGCCGGTTTCCTCAAGGTAGCGGATTCCATGATCGCTCAAGGTGTAGTTTAA
- a CDS encoding pentapeptide repeat-containing protein — protein sequence MSNQPFASTASPHLSADCEQCFGLCCVALPYGKSSDFAFDKASGTPCPNLRTDNRCGIHTQLRQKGFKGCTVYDCFGAGQKLSQVTYAGKDWRDHPESANEMFDCLPALRQLHELLSYMKEMMMRPETSSLHSAFGELYEEIERLSNLEPAALLRLDIANYRSSVNQLLVQASELVRANVPPTAHGQGKSKKSKKRTGSDFFGANLKGADLRGASFRGALMIAADLRNADTRNADWIGADLRDTDLGDADLRGGIFLTQSQINAAKGNVNTKLPDHLNIPSHWV from the coding sequence TTGTCTAACCAACCATTTGCCAGCACTGCGAGTCCTCATCTTAGCGCAGACTGTGAGCAATGTTTTGGCCTGTGCTGTGTTGCCTTGCCCTATGGCAAGTCATCTGACTTTGCTTTTGATAAAGCCAGCGGCACACCCTGTCCCAATCTGCGCACGGACAATCGCTGCGGTATCCATACTCAGCTTCGGCAGAAAGGGTTCAAAGGTTGCACGGTATATGACTGTTTCGGAGCTGGACAGAAGCTGTCCCAAGTGACCTACGCGGGCAAAGATTGGCGTGATCATCCAGAGTCTGCAAACGAGATGTTCGATTGTCTGCCTGCTTTGCGACAACTTCACGAGTTGCTCAGTTATATGAAGGAAATGATGATGAGACCGGAGACGTCATCCCTTCACTCGGCATTTGGTGAGTTATATGAGGAGATTGAGCGCTTGAGCAATCTGGAGCCTGCGGCACTCCTCCGTCTGGACATCGCCAATTATCGGTCCAGTGTGAATCAACTCTTGGTTCAGGCAAGTGAGTTGGTACGCGCGAATGTGCCACCCACCGCTCATGGACAAGGGAAGTCGAAGAAGAGTAAAAAACGTACCGGAAGTGACTTTTTTGGTGCCAATTTAAAAGGAGCTGACCTGCGGGGCGCAAGCTTCCGAGGGGCTTTAATGATCGCAGCCGATCTCCGAAATGCAGATACACGAAATGCGGATTGGATTGGCGCGGACTTGCGGGATACGGATCTGGGCGATGCAGACCTGAGAGGTGGCATCTTCCTGACGCAATCCCAGATTAATGCAGCCAAAGGTAATGTGAATACCAAGTTGCCGGATCATCTTAACATTCCCTCACACTGGGTGTAG
- a CDS encoding diaminopimelate dehydrogenase, whose translation MIRVGIVGYGNLGKGVEKAISQNEDLELIAVFTRRNPEQMVAESTEVRFEHISAAEQYIGKIDVMILCGGSATDLPEQTPAIAKLFNTVDSFDTHAKIPEFYKEVNAAAEQGGHVSVISTGWDPGLFSMNRLLAQSILPEGKEYTFWGKGVSQGHSDAIRRVPGVKAGVQYTVPVEEVINRIRAGETPELSTREKHLRQCYVVAEDGANQDEIRETIVSMPNYFADYDTTVTFISEEELKSEHEGMPHGGFVIRSGVTGAGQKQIIEFGLKLDSNPEFTASVLVAYARAAQRLSVEGHKGAKTVFDIPLGHLSPKSAEDLRRDLL comes from the coding sequence ATGATTAGAGTGGGTATTGTTGGTTACGGTAACTTGGGTAAAGGTGTAGAGAAAGCCATTTCCCAGAACGAGGATCTGGAACTGATTGCTGTGTTTACACGTCGTAATCCGGAGCAGATGGTCGCTGAAAGCACAGAAGTACGTTTTGAGCATATCTCTGCAGCGGAGCAGTACATAGGCAAGATTGATGTTATGATCCTCTGTGGTGGTTCTGCAACCGACCTTCCAGAGCAGACACCAGCCATCGCCAAGTTGTTCAATACGGTAGATAGCTTCGATACACATGCGAAAATTCCTGAATTCTACAAGGAAGTTAATGCTGCGGCAGAGCAAGGCGGTCACGTAAGTGTCATTTCCACAGGTTGGGACCCAGGCTTGTTCTCCATGAACCGTCTGCTTGCACAGTCCATCTTGCCAGAAGGAAAAGAGTACACGTTCTGGGGCAAAGGTGTGAGCCAAGGCCACTCGGATGCTATTCGTCGTGTTCCAGGCGTTAAGGCGGGTGTACAGTATACTGTACCTGTTGAAGAGGTAATCAACCGCATTCGTGCAGGGGAGACACCAGAGCTGTCTACACGCGAGAAACATCTGCGTCAATGTTATGTGGTAGCAGAAGATGGTGCTAATCAGGATGAGATCCGTGAGACGATTGTGTCGATGCCTAACTATTTTGCAGATTACGATACAACTGTAACATTCATTAGCGAAGAAGAATTGAAATCCGAGCATGAAGGTATGCCGCATGGTGGATTTGTAATTCGCAGTGGGGTTACAGGTGCTGGTCAAAAGCAAATTATTGAATTTGGTCTGAAACTCGACAGCAATCCTGAATTTACAGCAAGCGTACTTGTGGCGTATGCAAGAGCCGCACAACGCTTGAGCGTGGAAGGACATAAGGGAGCGAAAACGGTATTTGATATTCCGCTCGGTCACTTGTCTCCAAAATCGGCTGAAGATCTTCGCCGCGACTTGTTGTAA
- a CDS encoding alpha/beta hydrolase → MKKGLRRGLKVLGGIMLATGLLLLAGTAYEAYQSTQDMKSYPPPGKYYEVSGRNMHLYTAGKGEVTVVFASGWGTPNPYVDFSPLYDKLKSQVKIAVYDRFGYGYSDYTDDPRDVDTISEEIHQLLRTSGQRPPYIMVGHSLGALETLRFAQRYPDEVAGMVMIDGGSPEYYSRTDLNTPEWMMDWSRFLVKTGIARTLLQSDRMMASLVIDPNLVTEPMKKAVTISTLRHAYNDNVMEEVRNSRTNAACVLENKTKFGFPLTILTAGSEESDEVSQAWQADQANFASWSRHGTQLTVPQATHSIHNSQPDIVAAEIMKLVTPSSDL, encoded by the coding sequence ATGAAGAAGGGGTTACGGAGAGGGTTAAAAGTGCTGGGAGGCATCATGCTTGCCACAGGACTTTTGCTGCTGGCAGGTACAGCGTATGAAGCGTATCAATCCACGCAGGATATGAAGTCCTATCCCCCGCCAGGCAAGTATTATGAAGTGAGTGGTCGCAACATGCACCTCTACACCGCCGGCAAAGGAGAGGTAACCGTGGTGTTTGCCTCAGGCTGGGGTACACCTAATCCGTATGTGGATTTCAGTCCGCTATATGACAAGTTGAAATCACAGGTGAAAATTGCGGTATATGATCGGTTCGGGTACGGATACAGCGACTATACGGATGACCCTCGTGATGTTGATACCATCTCGGAAGAGATCCACCAATTGCTGCGCACTTCCGGTCAACGTCCACCTTACATCATGGTTGGTCACTCCCTGGGGGCGCTGGAGACACTGCGGTTTGCGCAAAGGTATCCTGATGAGGTGGCCGGCATGGTCATGATCGATGGCGGAAGCCCGGAATATTACAGTCGTACGGACTTGAATACACCAGAATGGATGATGGATTGGTCCCGTTTTCTGGTGAAAACAGGCATCGCACGAACATTGCTGCAATCGGATCGCATGATGGCATCTCTGGTCATTGACCCAAATCTGGTAACGGAACCGATGAAAAAAGCCGTCACGATATCAACGCTGAGACATGCGTACAATGACAATGTCATGGAAGAGGTTCGGAATTCCAGAACAAATGCAGCGTGTGTGCTTGAGAACAAAACGAAGTTTGGCTTCCCCCTGACGATCCTCACAGCCGGTTCGGAGGAGTCGGATGAGGTCAGTCAGGCTTGGCAGGCCGACCAAGCGAATTTTGCTTCATGGTCAAGACACGGAACACAGCTGACGGTTCCACAAGCGACACACAGTATCCACAACAGTCAACCGGATATTGTCGCCGCCGAGATCATGAAATTAGTGACACCGTCCAGTGACCTATGA
- a CDS encoding exodeoxyribonuclease III gives MKLVSWNVNGLRACVTKGFMDYYQESQADIFCLQETKLQAGQIEMDLGEDVYQYWNYAIKKGYSGTAVFSRIKPISVRYGMEEDSEPEGRMITLEYDEFYLVNVYTPNAKRDLTRLPYRLEWEDRFRGYILQLEQTKPVIICGDLNVAHQEIDLKNPKPNLGNSGFTLEERGKMTDLLASGYVDSFRHLYPDRTDVYSWWSYMPKVRERNVGWRIDYFLVSNQLAPKVADAHIDCHVMGSDHCPVGLTLQL, from the coding sequence ATGAAGCTGGTGTCCTGGAATGTGAATGGCTTAAGGGCATGTGTGACCAAAGGATTTATGGATTATTATCAAGAGAGTCAGGCGGACATTTTCTGCCTTCAGGAGACCAAATTGCAAGCCGGACAGATTGAGATGGACCTGGGGGAAGATGTTTATCAATATTGGAATTATGCGATCAAAAAAGGATATTCCGGTACGGCTGTATTTAGCCGAATCAAGCCTATATCCGTTCGTTACGGGATGGAGGAGGACAGCGAGCCGGAAGGACGGATGATTACACTGGAGTACGATGAGTTTTATCTGGTGAACGTTTATACCCCTAACGCAAAGCGGGATCTGACCCGGTTGCCTTACCGTCTGGAATGGGAGGATCGATTCCGGGGGTACATTCTGCAACTGGAGCAGACCAAGCCGGTTATCATCTGTGGTGACCTGAATGTGGCTCATCAGGAGATTGATCTGAAGAATCCGAAGCCCAATCTGGGCAACTCGGGATTTACCCTTGAAGAGCGTGGCAAGATGACCGATTTGCTTGCTTCTGGTTATGTGGACAGCTTCCGCCATCTATATCCGGATCGTACGGATGTATACAGCTGGTGGTCTTATATGCCGAAGGTTAGAGAACGGAACGTGGGCTGGCGCATTGATTATTTTCTGGTATCCAATCAATTGGCACCTAAGGTAGCAGATGCGCATATCGACTGCCACGTGATGGGCAGTGATCATTGCCCGGTGGGTCTTACGTTGCAACTATAG
- a CDS encoding GNAT family N-acetyltransferase, translating to MSNLGLIYLCSSFWGRGVMTEVAHAVLHFGFTCMQLNKIEAKVEPENEASIRLLHILNFQQEGVLRQHEFEKGRYIDLAGVL from the coding sequence GTGAGCAATTTAGGTTTGATCTATTTGTGTTCCTCTTTCTGGGGCCGCGGTGTTATGACTGAAGTGGCCCATGCTGTGTTACATTTTGGATTCACATGCATGCAGCTTAACAAGATCGAAGCAAAGGTTGAACCAGAGAACGAGGCGTCAATTCGCCTGTTACATATACTTAATTTTCAACAGGAAGGTGTACTGCGGCAGCATGAGTTTGAGAAAGGCAGATATATTGACCTTGCGGGTGTTCTCTAA
- the solA gene encoding N-methyl-L-tryptophan oxidase produces the protein MGMSAGYYLSRSGCKTLLIDAFDPPHTEGSHHGDTRLMRHVYSGGPDYIAMALLAQKLWHELEETTGDQLFVPSGVLNVVDPEIHSFHNRLSHADDAGIRYETLHATEVMKRWPGITIPEHYEGMYEPDAGYLYSEPCIRAFRKAAETHGATLLTHTLVEHIEYGPHSVAVQTSGGETYHANQIILSAGAWFQTLKPFVDLPIQAVRKTVGWFDAPEALYGEAHFPGFTLAGKEGTYYGFPSIGGSGLKMGRHDTGQMWTPGSPMAPFGTEETDEGDLRRLLELHMPQAAGELKRGSVCKYEFTSDEDFIIDRHPAHERVWLAGGFSGHGFKFASAIGQILSDLVQTGHTDQDISRFALSRFC, from the coding sequence ATGGGTATGAGTGCAGGATATTATCTATCGCGCAGTGGATGCAAAACTTTATTAATTGATGCCTTTGATCCTCCGCACACGGAAGGAAGCCATCATGGGGATACCAGACTAATGCGCCATGTGTACAGTGGCGGGCCTGACTATATTGCCATGGCATTATTAGCACAGAAGTTATGGCACGAGCTGGAAGAAACGACCGGAGACCAACTGTTTGTTCCTTCCGGTGTACTAAATGTGGTTGATCCGGAGATTCATTCCTTCCACAACCGATTGAGCCATGCAGATGATGCAGGTATTCGGTATGAAACGTTGCACGCAACCGAGGTAATGAAACGCTGGCCAGGTATTACAATACCTGAACATTACGAGGGTATGTATGAGCCTGATGCGGGTTATCTGTATAGTGAACCCTGTATTCGTGCCTTTCGCAAGGCAGCCGAGACTCACGGTGCCACCTTGTTAACGCACACGCTTGTGGAGCATATCGAATACGGACCACATTCCGTTGCAGTTCAGACTTCAGGTGGTGAGACATACCATGCAAATCAAATCATCCTGAGCGCTGGCGCCTGGTTTCAGACATTAAAACCTTTTGTGGATCTCCCCATTCAGGCAGTGCGTAAAACGGTTGGATGGTTTGATGCACCAGAAGCATTGTATGGCGAGGCACACTTCCCCGGTTTTACACTGGCAGGAAAAGAAGGTACATATTATGGATTTCCAAGCATTGGCGGATCAGGTCTGAAGATGGGTCGTCATGATACGGGCCAAATGTGGACACCAGGAAGTCCAATGGCTCCTTTTGGTACGGAAGAAACGGACGAGGGGGATCTGCGCAGGCTGCTCGAACTTCATATGCCTCAGGCAGCTGGGGAATTGAAACGTGGTAGTGTGTGCAAGTATGAATTCACTTCGGATGAAGATTTTATTATCGACCGACACCCTGCCCATGAACGTGTGTGGCTCGCAGGCGGTTTCTCCGGTCACGGCTTCAAGTTCGCAAGTGCCATTGGGCAGATTCTATCCGACTTGGTGCAAACGGGACACACGGATCAGGATATTAGCAGGTTCGCCCTATCCCGTTTTTGTTAA
- a CDS encoding RICIN domain-containing protein: protein MKWLKRMSSLLLAGSLLTGSLGLGTEVSAAGAYTAVADPSKQYQTMEGWGTSLAWWGKVVGEYSNRDEYVEKMFNANTGLGLNILRYNIGGGDNPSSNILEYRKAVPGYQPSPGVYDWNADANQRYMLQAAKAQGVNVIEAFANSAPYWMTISGNVSGSANGGNNLKPDYYDDFADYLTEVVKHFRDNWGITFDSVTPLNEPISTWWKQGNDQEGMHFDRADQNTILSQLQASLNAKGLSTKLSAPEEYSIDDTNVSFNSYSNAVKSAITQINTHTYGGSNRTALRNTATSAGKHLWTSEYGDGDASGLTMSRTILKDIRNMGASGWVYWQAVDSAEGWGFFKNVLNNTQTTSYTVNQKYYVMGNYSKFIRPGYKIIGMSDANTLAAYDAASGKVVLVTTNSESTDTTVTYDLSRFTNTGTSAQVYRTSSTEKLQQLTNISVQNKTFTATAKANSVTTYVISGATYNGGTGYESGAIYKLINRNSGLALDVNGASSTGGATIIQWNDNGAANQQWKLESAGNGYYNIRNVGSGLLLDVNSGSTQGGAALIQWQDNGGNNQQWLPIDVGGYVVLANRNSGLTVDINQGSLTAGASTIQWADNGGANQQWSLVKVN from the coding sequence ATGAAGTGGTTAAAACGAATGAGTTCGCTGCTGCTGGCAGGAAGTCTGCTAACAGGCAGTTTGGGTCTGGGCACAGAGGTATCTGCTGCAGGAGCTTACACGGCTGTTGCCGATCCATCGAAGCAATATCAGACGATGGAAGGATGGGGAACATCCCTCGCGTGGTGGGGCAAAGTGGTTGGAGAATATTCCAATCGGGATGAGTATGTGGAGAAAATGTTCAACGCAAATACCGGACTGGGGCTGAACATCCTGCGGTACAACATTGGAGGCGGGGATAATCCATCGTCCAATATCCTTGAATATCGCAAAGCCGTTCCTGGTTACCAGCCTTCTCCCGGCGTGTACGACTGGAATGCAGATGCAAACCAACGATATATGCTGCAAGCTGCCAAAGCTCAAGGCGTGAATGTCATCGAAGCTTTTGCGAATTCCGCACCTTATTGGATGACGATTAGTGGTAATGTGTCCGGTTCGGCCAATGGTGGTAACAACCTCAAGCCTGATTACTACGATGATTTTGCCGATTACTTAACCGAGGTTGTGAAGCATTTTCGGGATAACTGGGGGATCACATTTGATAGTGTAACTCCGCTGAATGAACCGATCTCGACGTGGTGGAAGCAGGGCAATGACCAGGAGGGCATGCACTTTGACCGGGCGGATCAGAACACAATTCTGAGTCAGCTACAAGCTTCGTTGAATGCGAAGGGCCTGTCCACGAAGCTGAGCGCACCGGAAGAATACAGTATCGATGATACCAATGTGTCGTTCAACAGCTACAGCAATGCAGTTAAATCAGCGATCACTCAGATCAACACCCATACGTATGGCGGAAGCAATCGTACTGCTTTGCGCAACACAGCGACTTCTGCGGGAAAACATCTGTGGACCTCGGAATATGGAGATGGGGATGCAAGTGGACTTACGATGTCACGGACCATCCTCAAGGATATTCGTAATATGGGCGCAAGTGGATGGGTGTATTGGCAAGCCGTGGATAGTGCAGAAGGATGGGGATTCTTCAAGAACGTGTTGAACAATACGCAAACGACCAGTTACACCGTGAACCAAAAATATTATGTCATGGGCAACTACAGCAAATTTATTCGTCCTGGGTACAAGATTATCGGCATGAGTGATGCCAATACCCTTGCAGCCTATGATGCAGCTTCCGGCAAAGTGGTACTGGTTACAACCAATTCGGAATCGACAGATACAACGGTAACCTATGATCTCAGTCGTTTTACTAACACAGGAACGTCTGCTCAAGTATATCGGACCTCTTCAACGGAGAAGTTGCAGCAACTGACCAATATTTCGGTGCAAAACAAAACCTTTACCGCTACGGCCAAGGCCAATTCGGTCACAACTTACGTCATTTCCGGTGCAACTTACAATGGCGGTACAGGATATGAATCCGGGGCCATCTACAAATTAATCAACCGCAACAGTGGACTTGCACTCGATGTTAACGGTGCTTCTTCTACGGGTGGGGCAACAATCATTCAGTGGAATGATAATGGAGCAGCCAACCAGCAGTGGAAGCTGGAGTCCGCAGGTAACGGATATTACAACATCCGCAATGTGGGCAGTGGGCTTTTGCTGGATGTAAATTCGGGTTCCACACAAGGCGGAGCCGCTCTGATTCAGTGGCAGGATAACGGGGGCAACAATCAGCAATGGCTGCCAATTGATGTGGGAGGATATGTGGTACTTGCGAATCGAAACAGTGGCCTGACGGTTGACATCAATCAAGGTTCTCTAACCGCAGGTGCCTCCACGATTCAGTGGGCCGACAATGGCGGAGCCAATCAGCAATGGAGCCTAGTCAAAGTTAATTAG
- a CDS encoding glycoside hydrolase family 43 protein codes for MLTKKEEGIGIGIGIGKSKGFKAGMILLLGTLLLLTMLFPNTARAATSVYTISAFTNTSESNMYIYESYNATHYGLLKGPAYTPPADLIRDPSIMKHTDGLYYVVYTTNWSGNTIGIASSPDKVNWTFVRNITLSTPTTIAHTWAPEWFKDSNGSLNIIVSLSPGNYQNFKPYVLTASGSNLTSTSWSAPTELAGIAPNYIDTFIVKTGSTYHAFTKNETTKYIEYATSTSLTGPYTFKGTGDWAGWGSWVEGPALVQLDNGSWRIYFDGYATQKYYYSDSADNFQTWGAKQEIAGLTGLVRHMTVLKESGQPGDIRKLESFNVPGSFLRHYNYQARIDVNVSPAEDAQFRIVPGLSNATGISFESMNYPGYFLRNNNGNITLVKNDGSATFRNDATFKRVNGLANASWTSYASFSNPNLYLRHYNNVLKLEAVVTALDKSDATFREVAQ; via the coding sequence ATGTTGACGAAGAAGGAAGAGGGAATAGGAATAGGAATAGGAATAGGAAAGTCCAAAGGTTTCAAGGCCGGAATGATTCTGCTGCTCGGAACATTACTTCTATTAACGATGTTATTCCCCAATACAGCCAGAGCAGCGACAAGTGTTTATACGATATCCGCCTTTACGAACACAAGTGAGTCCAATATGTATATCTATGAATCGTATAATGCAACCCACTATGGTTTGCTAAAAGGGCCAGCCTATACACCTCCGGCAGATCTGATTCGCGATCCCAGCATCATGAAGCACACAGATGGTCTATATTACGTCGTCTACACCACGAACTGGTCGGGTAACACCATTGGGATCGCCTCCAGCCCGGATAAGGTAAACTGGACATTTGTCCGTAACATTACGTTATCCACACCGACCACAATCGCACACACCTGGGCACCAGAATGGTTCAAAGACAGCAACGGCAGTCTGAACATTATCGTGTCCCTCTCACCAGGCAACTATCAGAATTTCAAACCTTATGTACTCACAGCTTCAGGTAGCAATCTAACATCTACCTCATGGTCTGCACCTACTGAATTGGCAGGCATTGCTCCCAATTATATCGACACTTTTATCGTGAAGACAGGCTCAACCTATCATGCTTTTACCAAAAACGAGACCACCAAATACATTGAATATGCGACATCCACTTCGCTAACGGGCCCTTATACCTTCAAAGGCACAGGGGATTGGGCAGGTTGGGGATCTTGGGTGGAAGGTCCGGCGCTTGTTCAGCTGGATAATGGTTCATGGCGAATCTACTTTGACGGCTATGCGACACAAAAATATTATTACAGCGACTCTGCTGACAACTTCCAGACTTGGGGTGCCAAACAAGAGATTGCAGGTCTTACCGGACTCGTCCGGCATATGACCGTATTGAAAGAATCCGGACAACCGGGGGATATCCGCAAGCTGGAGTCATTCAATGTGCCTGGCAGCTTCTTACGTCACTATAACTATCAGGCACGGATTGATGTCAATGTCAGTCCGGCGGAGGATGCACAATTCCGTATCGTTCCCGGGCTGTCAAATGCAACAGGCATTTCGTTTGAGTCCATGAATTATCCGGGTTATTTCCTGCGCAATAATAATGGCAACATTACACTTGTGAAAAATGACGGCAGCGCTACATTCCGAAATGACGCCACATTCAAACGTGTAAATGGACTTGCTAATGCTAGTTGGACATCGTACGCGTCATTTAGTAACCCGAACCTGTATCTGAGACATTACAATAATGTGCTGAAATTGGAAGCTGTCGTTACTGCACTAGATAAGTCAGACGCGACCTTCAGAGAGGTTGCACAATAA